One genomic segment of Chitinophaga sancti includes these proteins:
- a CDS encoding hydroxypyruvate isomerase family protein: MSTPLKGCIRHSVCAWPYESIPLDTFCKGAKEIGLESIDLLYPHQFETAKHFDLTCAMVASVSDAWNIAKGWNRVEHHDALITYYQYLIDETAKAGFPSVVCFSGNREGLDDEQGIENCAMGLHRLLPYAEKKKVNIVMELLNSKVDHPDYQCDHTHWGVALSKRIGSERFSLLYDIYHMQLMEGDIIRTIRDNHTYFSHYHTGGAPGRNEINDSQELYYPAIMKAIYETGFKGFVAQEFIPTRTDKLSSLKEAVLICDI, encoded by the coding sequence ATGTCCACTCCGCTCAAAGGTTGTATCCGTCATTCCGTGTGTGCCTGGCCTTATGAATCCATTCCACTGGACACCTTTTGCAAGGGTGCTAAAGAAATAGGGCTTGAATCCATCGATCTCCTGTACCCCCATCAGTTTGAAACCGCAAAGCACTTTGACCTCACCTGTGCCATGGTAGCATCTGTGAGCGATGCATGGAATATCGCCAAAGGGTGGAACCGTGTAGAACATCACGATGCCCTCATTACTTATTACCAATACCTGATAGACGAAACGGCCAAAGCCGGCTTCCCTTCTGTAGTCTGCTTTTCTGGTAACAGAGAGGGACTGGATGATGAGCAGGGTATTGAAAATTGCGCTATGGGGTTGCATCGCTTATTACCATATGCTGAAAAAAAGAAGGTGAATATAGTGATGGAGCTGCTGAACAGCAAAGTTGATCATCCTGATTATCAATGCGATCATACACACTGGGGCGTGGCTTTGAGCAAAAGGATAGGGTCAGAACGTTTCAGCCTCCTCTATGACATTTACCACATGCAGCTCATGGAAGGGGATATCATCCGCACCATTCGCGACAACCATACTTATTTCAGTCATTATCACACTGGCGGCGCGCCCGGCAGAAATGAGATCAATGACAGCCAGGAATTATACTACCCGGCTATCATGAAAGCAATTTATGAAACAGGGTTTAAAGGCTTTGTAGCACAGGAATTTATTCCTACCAGAACGGATAAACTTTCGTCTCTGAAAGAAGCCGTGCTGATATGTGATATCTGA
- a CDS encoding GNAT family protein, with protein sequence MLELAVDDQILLRQLQPENAPVLYRTIDTSRKALRRFLPWVDYNTNEDHSLRFIEMMLRKAEDQEAIAFGIWYNGQLCGVLDLHCWDHLLQKAEIGYWLAEHCRGKGIVLACCKVLISFAFENLKLNKIEIRFALENDRSARIPIKLGFTKEGILRHNAKLHGHFVDMVVMGMLRNDWKY encoded by the coding sequence ATGCTGGAGTTAGCCGTAGACGATCAGATTTTACTCAGGCAGTTACAACCTGAAAATGCACCGGTGCTTTATCGCACCATCGATACATCCCGTAAGGCGTTGCGCCGATTCCTGCCATGGGTGGATTACAATACCAATGAAGATCATTCCCTTCGTTTTATAGAGATGATGCTGCGCAAAGCAGAAGACCAGGAAGCCATTGCTTTTGGTATCTGGTATAATGGTCAGCTATGCGGAGTATTGGACTTACATTGCTGGGATCACCTGCTGCAAAAAGCCGAAATCGGCTATTGGCTGGCAGAACATTGTCGTGGCAAAGGTATTGTCTTAGCCTGCTGCAAGGTGCTCATCTCTTTTGCTTTCGAAAACCTGAAACTCAACAAAATAGAAATTCGCTTTGCACTGGAAAATGACCGCAGTGCCCGTATTCCTATCAAACTTGGATTTACGAAAGAGGGTATTTTGCGCCACAATGCCAAACTACATGGACATTTTGTAGACATGGTAGTTATGGGCATGCTGCGTAATGACTGGAAATACTGA
- the mqnC gene encoding cyclic dehypoxanthinyl futalosine synthase, translating to MELKDLYRKALNFEWLAPEEGVYLFEKAPLTELMHIANELRKQQVPHGKVTWQIDRNVNTTNVCTANCKFCNFYRIPGHGDAYITSIEEYKVKIEETLKFGGDQLLLQGGHHPDLGLAFYVDTFKQLKQLYPTLKLHALGPPEVAHITKLEKSTHIEVLSALKEAGLASLPGAGAEILNDRVRRLISKGKCGAQEWLDVMRAAHKLNIASSATMMFGHVETIMERFEHLADIRQVQSEKPEGHYGFTAFIPWTFQDVDTLLSRIRGVHNMTTSEEYIRMIALSRIMLPNIKNIQASWLTVGKQVAQICLHAGANDFGSIMIEENVVSAAGAPHRFTYKSMQQAIKEAGFEPQLRTQLYEFREIPAGIQEQVINY from the coding sequence ATGGAACTGAAAGATCTATATAGGAAAGCATTAAATTTTGAGTGGCTTGCACCGGAAGAAGGGGTATATCTGTTTGAAAAAGCACCGCTTACGGAGCTGATGCACATCGCAAATGAGCTTCGTAAACAACAGGTTCCACACGGAAAAGTTACCTGGCAGATAGATCGAAACGTAAACACGACCAACGTGTGTACGGCTAACTGCAAATTCTGTAACTTTTATCGTATCCCAGGTCACGGAGACGCTTACATCACGTCAATTGAGGAGTACAAGGTAAAGATCGAGGAGACCCTGAAATTTGGCGGCGACCAGTTGCTGCTGCAGGGCGGACACCACCCGGATCTGGGTCTGGCATTTTACGTGGATACCTTTAAGCAGCTGAAACAGTTGTATCCTACCCTCAAGCTGCATGCCCTCGGGCCCCCTGAAGTGGCACACATCACAAAACTGGAAAAAAGTACACATATAGAAGTGCTGAGCGCACTGAAAGAAGCTGGTCTGGCCAGCTTACCAGGTGCCGGGGCTGAGATCCTGAACGACCGTGTGCGCAGGCTCATTTCCAAAGGGAAATGTGGTGCGCAGGAGTGGCTGGATGTAATGCGGGCGGCGCATAAGCTGAATATCGCATCCTCCGCTACCATGATGTTCGGACACGTGGAAACTATAATGGAACGTTTTGAACACCTGGCAGATATCAGACAGGTACAGAGCGAGAAACCGGAAGGCCATTATGGCTTCACCGCTTTCATTCCATGGACATTCCAGGATGTAGATACCCTGCTGTCCAGGATCAGAGGGGTACACAACATGACCACTTCCGAAGAATATATCCGTATGATCGCATTGAGCCGTATCATGCTGCCTAATATAAAGAATATCCAGGCTAGCTGGCTCACAGTAGGTAAACAGGTTGCTCAGATCTGTCTACACGCCGGTGCGAACGATTTCGGATCTATCATGATCGAGGAAAATGTGGTCAGTGCTGCCGGTGCTCCGCACAGGTTTACCTACAAATCCATGCAACAGGCGATCAAGGAAGCTGGCTTCGAGCCGCAGCTGAGAACCCAGTTGTACGAATTCAGGGAAATCCCGGCGGGAATCCAGGAACAGGTGATTAATTATTAA
- a CDS encoding aspartyl protease family protein — protein MQKATLSKHCCIILLALSLFHAATAQSKLPQEEEGTLICRFPFRQYYGGVVVILAQIKGFSDTLQFILDTGSAGISLDTSTCVRLGVQLTPSDKVVRGVGGSKRVDFAMDQTLLLPGLEVDSLNFHVNNYELISQVYGLQIDGIIGYSLLNRYNVLVDYNTEEIQLYTHGKFTYPKGGSLLHPTLTQIPIVTGQLRNGKTQRESRYYFDTGAGMCLLFSKQFVNDSTVLSTRKKQRKVIQTEAQGLGGKMTMDVTTIGEFKIGNFNFRNVPVYVFDDQTNITAYPFLGGMIGNDLLRRFNIYLNYGKKEIYLLPNKHFKEPFDYSYTGLVMYMIDGKIEITDIIKGSPAEKAGLKPGDIIIAINNLFTNNIQDVREQLKNVGTRPMLLISRNNELMLKKVLIKSIL, from the coding sequence ATGCAAAAAGCAACATTGTCAAAGCACTGTTGTATCATTTTATTAGCACTTTCTCTATTCCACGCCGCAACCGCTCAATCAAAACTGCCTCAGGAAGAAGAAGGTACGCTGATCTGTCGCTTTCCATTCAGACAATACTATGGGGGCGTAGTGGTGATACTCGCACAGATAAAAGGTTTTTCCGATACACTCCAGTTCATCCTTGATACCGGTAGTGCAGGCATATCTCTGGACACCAGCACCTGTGTCCGCTTAGGTGTTCAGCTCACACCATCTGACAAAGTTGTGCGTGGGGTCGGAGGGTCCAAAAGAGTGGATTTCGCCATGGACCAAACGTTGCTGCTGCCAGGTTTGGAGGTAGACAGCCTCAATTTTCACGTCAACAACTACGAGCTGATCAGCCAGGTATATGGCTTGCAAATAGACGGTATCATTGGGTATAGCCTGCTAAACCGCTATAATGTGCTGGTTGACTACAATACCGAAGAGATACAACTCTATACCCATGGGAAATTCACTTATCCTAAAGGTGGGTCATTACTACATCCTACCCTCACCCAGATTCCCATTGTCACCGGTCAGCTCCGCAATGGCAAAACCCAGCGCGAGAGCCGGTATTACTTCGATACAGGTGCGGGTATGTGTCTATTGTTTTCCAAACAATTCGTGAACGACAGTACCGTACTCTCCACCCGGAAAAAACAACGAAAAGTAATTCAAACCGAGGCCCAGGGCCTTGGTGGGAAAATGACCATGGATGTAACCACTATCGGGGAGTTCAAAATCGGCAATTTCAACTTTCGGAACGTACCTGTCTATGTATTTGACGATCAAACGAATATCACAGCTTATCCTTTTCTTGGGGGCATGATTGGCAATGATCTTCTTCGCCGTTTTAATATTTATCTCAATTATGGCAAAAAGGAAATTTACCTGCTGCCAAATAAACACTTTAAGGAACCATTCGATTATTCCTATACCGGGCTGGTCATGTATATGATTGATGGAAAAATTGAAATCACCGATATTATCAAAGGATCTCCTGCAGAAAAGGCAGGTTTAAAGCCCGGAGATATCATCATTGCGATCAATAACCTCTTCACTAACAACATACAGGACGTGAGGGAACAGCTAAAAAATGTAGGTACCCGGCCTATGTTACTCATCAGCAGGAACAATGAGCTCATGCTGAAAAAAGTACTCATCAAAAGTATTTTATAA
- a CDS encoding aspartyl protease family protein has protein sequence MKKLLFYILIALPLLSAAQVAPVSAEPVAILPFRIYDHSLIISASLSSLEDSLYFIFDTGAEASTLSNETAKKLKLETKEDGGLSGTDDIVVRVPTSTINLLYFGKARLPLVKVFLEPLQEFKRSPIHIDGIIGVDLIKMFIVQIDYTNSRILLYRQGKTPMSVPGKRLAMTLNFDTPVIEAVIELPDGRSLGSRYHFITGGDYGILFNWPFVEKYHLREVLPIVGTDKVGDLYQQLTYLNTIIPYLAFGTVRMEKVSGSYCKEVNDVGGLTEVAGSIGSYIWSQFRTITINYKQREIYLDK, from the coding sequence GTGAAAAAGCTACTGTTCTACATACTTATTGCTTTGCCGCTATTGTCGGCCGCCCAGGTAGCACCTGTCTCTGCAGAACCGGTAGCCATTCTGCCATTCCGGATCTATGATCACTCTTTGATTATCAGTGCTTCTCTGAGTAGTTTGGAGGATAGCCTGTATTTTATATTCGATACAGGCGCCGAAGCCAGCACACTGAGTAATGAAACAGCTAAAAAACTGAAACTCGAAACCAAAGAAGATGGAGGACTGAGTGGCACCGACGATATTGTAGTCAGGGTCCCCACATCCACTATCAATCTGCTCTATTTTGGTAAGGCCCGATTACCGCTGGTAAAAGTGTTTTTAGAACCGCTGCAGGAATTCAAAAGATCGCCTATTCATATCGACGGTATTATTGGCGTAGACCTGATCAAAATGTTCATCGTTCAGATCGACTACACCAACTCCCGGATCTTACTATATCGTCAGGGCAAAACTCCGATGAGCGTACCAGGCAAGCGCCTGGCCATGACGCTGAATTTTGATACCCCTGTCATAGAAGCCGTGATAGAACTGCCTGATGGCCGCTCCCTGGGCAGCCGTTACCACTTCATTACCGGTGGTGATTACGGCATCCTGTTCAACTGGCCTTTCGTTGAAAAATACCACCTGAGAGAGGTGCTGCCCATCGTCGGTACAGACAAGGTAGGAGACCTGTACCAGCAACTCACTTACCTCAATACCATCATCCCTTACCTGGCCTTTGGCACTGTACGCATGGAAAAGGTCTCCGGCAGTTACTGCAAGGAGGTGAATGACGTAGGTGGATTAACAGAAGTGGCCGGTTCCATTGGCTCTTATATCTGGTCACAATTCCGCACCATTACCATCAACTATAAACAACGGGAAATCTACCTCGATAAATAA
- a CDS encoding pitrilysin family protein has translation MIHYNKFTLANGLRVIVHEDHTTPMAVLNVMYDVGSRDEDADKTGFAHLFEHLMFGGSVNIPEYDEPLQMAGGENNAYTTSDLTNYYIQLPAENIETAFWLESDRMLSLAFSEKSLDVQRKVVCEEFKEHYINKPYGDIWHKMRDLAYTVHPYKWMTIGKELAHIEDAKLEDVKSFFFKYYRPVNAILVVAGKVTTSQVKALAEKWFGDIPAGVPIQRNIPQEPAQQGAHKLEVKANVPLDALYKCYHMPGRMDKDYYSIDLISDILGGGASSRLHQVLVKEKKLFSNIDCYHFGTLDAGLFTIEGKLVKGVKMKDAEKAIQEELDKVQQEIIPERELQKVKNRVESMLAFEDMGLLNRANNLAFYELMGDASLMNAEFSNYEAVTAEQMHKQAAILFDEKNSNTIYYYAG, from the coding sequence ATGATCCATTATAATAAATTCACTTTAGCCAATGGCCTGCGCGTGATTGTGCATGAAGACCATACCACGCCAATGGCAGTGTTAAATGTTATGTACGATGTGGGCTCCCGCGATGAAGATGCTGACAAGACAGGATTTGCGCATTTATTCGAACACCTGATGTTTGGCGGCTCTGTCAACATCCCGGAATATGATGAACCACTTCAGATGGCCGGTGGTGAAAACAACGCTTACACAACCAGTGACCTGACCAACTACTACATTCAACTTCCCGCAGAAAATATAGAAACAGCTTTCTGGCTGGAAAGCGACCGTATGCTCTCCCTGGCATTCAGCGAAAAGAGTCTGGATGTTCAGCGCAAGGTTGTATGCGAAGAGTTCAAGGAGCATTACATCAACAAACCTTACGGCGACATCTGGCACAAGATGCGTGACCTGGCTTACACTGTGCATCCCTATAAATGGATGACCATCGGAAAGGAACTGGCACACATTGAAGATGCAAAGCTGGAAGATGTAAAAAGCTTCTTCTTCAAATATTACCGTCCGGTCAATGCCATTCTGGTAGTAGCCGGCAAAGTGACCACCTCTCAGGTAAAAGCGCTGGCAGAAAAATGGTTCGGCGATATTCCTGCAGGAGTGCCTATTCAACGTAATATACCGCAGGAACCGGCACAACAGGGTGCGCACAAACTGGAAGTAAAAGCCAATGTACCACTGGATGCCCTTTACAAATGTTACCATATGCCTGGTCGTATGGACAAGGACTACTACTCAATCGATCTGATCTCTGATATTCTGGGTGGCGGCGCTTCTTCCCGTCTGCACCAGGTACTGGTAAAAGAGAAAAAACTCTTCAGTAATATTGATTGTTATCATTTCGGCACGCTGGATGCAGGTTTGTTCACCATCGAGGGCAAACTGGTAAAAGGAGTGAAGATGAAAGATGCTGAAAAAGCGATACAGGAAGAACTGGATAAAGTACAACAGGAAATCATCCCTGAAAGAGAACTGCAAAAAGTGAAAAACCGCGTGGAAAGCATGCTCGCTTTTGAAGACATGGGACTGTTGAACAGAGCGAATAACCTCGCTTTCTATGAGTTGATGGGCGATGCCTCACTCATGAATGCGGAATTCAGCAACTACGAAGCGGTAACTGCCGAGCAAATGCACAAACAGGCAGCTATACTCTTTGACGAGAAGAACTCAAATACTATTTACTATTACGCAGGCTAA